In a single window of the Mucilaginibacter defluvii genome:
- a CDS encoding HPP family protein has protein sequence MRRIIQHHAKRAKYIIYKETLIDFREHLWTFIGSFLGIGIIGFLNSKYFTAYDNLFLIGSFGASSVLIYGAINSPLAQPRNLIGGHVVCAIIGVTIHKLIPGELWLSCALSVSCSIVAMQITKTLHPPGGATALIANIGSAKIHALGYFYVFCPVFLGVVILFIVAVICNNATSHRSYPRNKHWYKIWLREYK, from the coding sequence ATGAGAAGAATAATTCAGCATCACGCAAAAAGAGCCAAATACATCATCTACAAAGAAACACTTATTGATTTCAGGGAGCATTTATGGACGTTCATCGGCTCGTTCTTGGGCATCGGTATCATCGGCTTTTTAAACAGCAAATACTTCACCGCTTATGACAATCTTTTCCTGATCGGCTCGTTCGGTGCATCATCCGTGTTAATTTACGGGGCCATTAATAGTCCGCTGGCGCAACCGCGAAATTTAATCGGCGGGCATGTGGTTTGCGCCATTATCGGGGTAACCATTCATAAACTCATTCCGGGCGAGCTTTGGCTTAGCTGCGCGTTATCGGTATCATGCTCCATTGTTGCCATGCAGATCACTAAAACATTACATCCGCCGGGTGGCGCTACGGCACTGATCGCCAACATCGGCTCTGCTAAAATACACGCGTTAGGTTACTTTTATGTTTTTTGCCCGGTATTTTTAGGTGTAGTGATATTGTTTATAGTAGCGGTAATTTGCAATAACGCCACCTCGCACCGCAGTTATCCGCGAAATAAGCATTGGTATAAAATATGGTTGCGCGAGTATAAGTAA
- a CDS encoding sodium:solute symporter family transporter → MSKFSTIDIVVFVIYFVLVTGYGIWVYRLKRNKGVSDSKDFFLAEGSLTWWAIGASLIASNISAEQFIGMSGNGFVVGIAVAAYEWVAAIALIIVAVWFIPVYLKNKIFTMPQFLQTRYNETVSLIMAIFWLFLYVFVNLTSILYLGALAIDNIAGGGYFHLIIIVMAIFALVITLGGMKVIGFTDVIQVLVLIIGGLATTYIALTLVSEQFGLGKDVWGGFTAMMKDAPDHFKMIIEKPKPGASQSDINKYLMLPGIAMYFAGQWIVNLNYWGCNQYITQRALGANLQTARTGILFAGFLKLGMPVIVMLPGIAAYVLYKNGGIQAEMAPGGHFNADNAYSAILGFLPTGLKGLSLAALTAAIVASLAGKANSISTIFTLDIYKKYINREAGEKKLVIVGRITIAAAMALSILLTWKDLLGIGGEGGFTFIQKYTGFISPGIFAMFLLGMFWKRTTGAAAIAGILTGFGMSVLFNNYAPKLFGNETFLYTAYPKGDGTYEIPFLICMGLSFLFTMIVMVLISLRGPKVNPKAFVLDTSMFKVAPSTLALIVLTLLMITALYVRFW, encoded by the coding sequence ATGAGTAAATTCTCAACTATTGATATCGTTGTGTTCGTTATCTACTTTGTGTTGGTAACGGGCTACGGTATATGGGTATACCGCCTTAAACGAAATAAGGGCGTATCCGATTCAAAAGACTTTTTCCTGGCCGAGGGATCGCTCACCTGGTGGGCTATCGGCGCATCACTTATCGCTTCCAACATCTCAGCCGAGCAATTCATCGGCATGAGTGGTAACGGCTTTGTGGTAGGTATTGCCGTTGCGGCTTACGAATGGGTGGCGGCCATCGCGCTCATCATCGTGGCTGTATGGTTTATACCGGTGTATCTTAAAAATAAGATATTTACCATGCCGCAATTCCTGCAAACCCGGTACAACGAAACCGTGAGTTTGATCATGGCTATCTTTTGGCTGTTTTTATATGTGTTTGTAAACCTTACCTCTATCCTGTACCTGGGCGCCCTTGCTATTGATAATATTGCCGGCGGCGGCTACTTTCACCTCATCATCATCGTGATGGCCATTTTCGCGTTGGTTATTACACTTGGTGGTATGAAGGTTATCGGCTTTACCGATGTTATTCAGGTATTGGTATTAATTATCGGAGGTTTGGCAACAACCTACATTGCGTTAACTCTGGTAAGCGAGCAATTTGGCTTGGGTAAAGATGTATGGGGTGGTTTTACAGCCATGATGAAAGACGCGCCGGACCACTTTAAAATGATCATCGAAAAACCAAAACCTGGCGCCTCGCAAAGCGATATAAACAAATACCTGATGCTGCCGGGCATCGCCATGTATTTTGCCGGCCAGTGGATAGTGAACCTGAACTATTGGGGCTGCAACCAGTACATTACCCAACGCGCTTTAGGCGCCAATTTACAAACGGCGCGTACCGGTATTTTATTCGCAGGCTTTTTGAAACTGGGTATGCCGGTTATTGTAATGCTGCCGGGTATTGCTGCATATGTACTTTACAAAAATGGTGGTATACAGGCTGAAATGGCACCTGGCGGCCACTTCAATGCAGACAACGCTTATTCGGCCATTTTAGGTTTTTTACCTACCGGATTAAAAGGCCTTTCACTGGCTGCATTAACCGCGGCTATTGTGGCCTCATTAGCGGGTAAAGCTAACAGTATCTCAACTATTTTTACGCTGGATATCTACAAGAAATATATCAACCGTGAAGCAGGCGAAAAGAAACTGGTTATAGTTGGCCGTATCACCATAGCTGCTGCCATGGCGCTATCTATATTACTTACCTGGAAAGACTTGTTAGGCATTGGGGGTGAGGGTGGTTTTACCTTCATCCAAAAATATACAGGCTTTATTAGTCCGGGTATATTTGCCATGTTCCTGCTGGGTATGTTCTGGAAACGTACTACCGGCGCGGCGGCTATCGCGGGTATCCTTACCGGTTTTGGCATGTCGGTACTGTTCAACAACTATGCCCCTAAGCTGTTTGGTAACGAAACCTTTTTGTACACCGCTTACCCTAAAGGTGATGGTACTTATGAAATACCGTTCCTGATTTGTATGGGCTTATCCTTCCTGTTCACCATGATCGTGATGGTACTGATCAGTCTTCGCGGCCCTAAGGTGAACCCGAAAGCTTTCGTGCTGGATACATCCATGTTCAAGGTTGCCCCTTCAACACTGGCCCTTATTGTTTTAACGCTATTAATGATCACAGCGCTTTACGTGCGCTTCTGGTAA
- a CDS encoding oxidoreductase produces MTKIWFITGSSRGLGRSLTEAVLKSGDKVAATARNASQLDDLVKQYGEQLLPVQLDVTDYKQVYQAVADTVKHFGRIDVLVNNAGFGIIGAAEAYTNEQVRSQLETNLYAPIEITRAVLPYMRRQGSGRILQISSIGGRVGNPGLTMYQAAKFGLGGFTEALAKEVAPLGIYVTSVEPGGFRTDWAGASMTYAPEIAGYDTVKQRTDFFKSGDFIPVGDPDKAAKAMVDLAIHPNPPVHLILGSEAIGILKNANETRDAEMEAWLPVSLSTDHDDAADFLDTPQGQWYTKNNKK; encoded by the coding sequence ATGACAAAAATATGGTTTATAACAGGCAGCTCCCGCGGATTAGGGCGCAGCCTGACCGAAGCAGTTTTAAAAAGCGGCGATAAAGTTGCCGCTACAGCACGTAACGCCAGTCAGTTGGATGATCTGGTAAAACAATATGGCGAACAGCTATTACCGGTACAGTTAGACGTTACCGATTATAAACAGGTTTACCAGGCCGTAGCTGATACTGTTAAACATTTTGGCCGGATTGATGTGTTGGTGAATAATGCGGGTTTCGGAATTATTGGCGCGGCCGAAGCTTATACCAATGAACAGGTACGCAGCCAATTAGAAACCAACCTTTATGCGCCTATTGAGATTACCCGCGCGGTATTGCCTTACATGCGGCGGCAAGGCAGCGGGCGCATATTGCAGATCAGCTCTATTGGCGGGCGTGTAGGCAACCCGGGGCTAACCATGTACCAGGCTGCCAAATTTGGTTTAGGTGGTTTTACCGAAGCACTGGCCAAAGAGGTGGCCCCGCTGGGTATTTACGTAACGAGTGTTGAGCCCGGCGGTTTCCGTACAGACTGGGCCGGCGCATCCATGACCTATGCGCCCGAAATAGCCGGTTACGATACTGTTAAACAGCGTACCGACTTTTTCAAAAGCGGAGATTTCATCCCCGTTGGTGATCCCGATAAGGCGGCAAAGGCTATGGTCGACCTGGCTATACACCCTAACCCACCCGTACATTTAATACTGGGCAGCGAGGCCATCGGCATCCTGAAAAACGCCAATGAAACACGCGACGCCGAGATGGAGGCATGGCTGCCGGTAAGCCTGTCAACCGACCATGATGATGCAGCTGACTTTTTAGATACCCCGCAGGGGCAGTGGTATACTAAAAACAACAAAAAGTAA
- a CDS encoding phospho-sugar mutase codes for MQEIDPIILQKVNTWLEGNYDEQVKQDIQKLLDDKAYTELTDSFYKDLEFGTGGLRGVMGPGSNRINKYTIGSATQGLANYLKKTYPNEQVKVAIAHDSRNNSDLFARITAEVFSANGIYVYFFEALRPTPELSFAIRTLGCKSGVMLTASHNPKEYNGYKAYGEDGGQFVSPADKAVMDEVAAIKSIDEVKFERVDSNIELISTAIDEQYLQKIVTLSVSPEAIKRQKDLKIVFSPIHGTGITLVPKALELFGFENVVLVEEQSTPDGNFPTVVYPNPEEKEALTLALKKAQEVDADLVLATDPDADRVGIAVKNTDNEFILLNGNQTGSMLINYLLTAWQESAKLTGNEYIVKTIVTSNLIEAIAREKGVTYYNTLTGFKYIGELMTKFEGKQTFIGGGEESYGYLVGEFVRDKDAVVSAAFIAEMTAYYKDKGSSLFEALLDTYIKYGFYKEKLISITKKGKTGAEEIKALMEKFRNNPPATLGGSKVITLKDYELRVETDLTSNTTTPIELPKSDVLQFITEDGSIISARPSGTEPKIKFYCSVNGKLESKEAFKQTDEKLEAKIDAIMHDLGV; via the coding sequence ATGCAGGAAATTGATCCTATCATCCTACAAAAAGTTAACACCTGGCTCGAGGGAAATTACGACGAGCAGGTAAAACAGGATATCCAGAAATTGCTTGACGATAAAGCCTACACCGAGCTTACCGACTCGTTTTATAAAGATCTTGAATTTGGCACCGGCGGTTTACGTGGTGTTATGGGTCCGGGTTCAAACCGTATTAATAAATACACCATAGGCTCTGCCACACAGGGCCTGGCCAACTACCTGAAGAAAACTTACCCTAACGAGCAGGTTAAGGTAGCCATTGCGCACGATAGTCGTAACAACTCCGATCTGTTCGCGCGTATTACCGCCGAAGTGTTTTCGGCCAACGGCATTTACGTTTACTTTTTTGAGGCGCTGCGCCCAACGCCCGAGCTATCATTCGCCATCCGCACACTCGGCTGTAAAAGCGGTGTGATGCTTACCGCGTCTCACAACCCTAAGGAGTACAACGGTTATAAAGCTTACGGCGAAGATGGCGGACAATTTGTATCACCAGCCGATAAGGCCGTGATGGACGAAGTTGCCGCGATCAAAAGCATCGACGAAGTTAAGTTCGAGCGCGTTGACAGCAACATCGAACTAATCAGCACCGCTATTGACGAGCAATACCTGCAAAAGATAGTTACCCTGTCGGTATCTCCGGAGGCTATTAAACGTCAAAAAGACCTGAAGATTGTTTTCTCGCCCATACATGGCACAGGCATTACCTTGGTGCCAAAAGCGCTGGAGTTATTTGGCTTTGAAAACGTGGTGCTGGTTGAGGAACAATCAACTCCTGATGGTAATTTCCCTACGGTGGTTTACCCTAACCCCGAAGAAAAAGAAGCCCTTACCCTCGCTCTTAAAAAAGCGCAGGAAGTGGATGCCGACCTCGTGCTGGCAACTGACCCTGATGCTGACCGGGTAGGTATCGCTGTAAAAAACACTGATAATGAGTTCATCCTGCTAAACGGTAACCAAACCGGTAGTATGTTGATCAATTATTTGTTAACCGCCTGGCAGGAAAGCGCTAAGCTAACCGGTAACGAATACATCGTTAAAACCATTGTTACCTCAAACCTGATTGAAGCTATCGCCCGCGAAAAAGGCGTTACCTACTATAACACCTTAACCGGCTTTAAATACATTGGTGAGCTGATGACTAAGTTTGAAGGCAAACAAACCTTTATTGGTGGCGGTGAGGAAAGCTATGGTTACCTGGTAGGCGAGTTTGTACGCGATAAAGACGCCGTTGTTTCCGCAGCGTTTATTGCCGAAATGACCGCCTATTATAAAGATAAAGGCAGCAGCTTGTTTGAGGCATTGCTGGATACTTATATTAAATACGGCTTCTATAAAGAAAAGCTGATATCGATCACCAAAAAAGGTAAAACCGGTGCCGAGGAGATTAAGGCCTTGATGGAAAAATTCCGTAATAATCCGCCTGCTACGTTGGGTGGCTCAAAAGTTATTACGCTGAAAGATTACGAACTGCGCGTTGAAACCGACCTGACCAGCAATACAACTACACCTATTGAATTGCCAAAGTCGGACGTGTTACAATTTATTACCGAGGATGGCAGCATCATTTCAGCACGCCCGTCAGGTACCGAGCCTAAAATTAAATTTTATTGCAGCGTAAACGGTAAGCTTGAAAGTAAAGAAGCCTTTAAGCAAACCGACGAAAAGCTGGAAGCTAAGATTGACGCTATCATGCATGATCTGGGCGTATAA
- the araA gene encoding L-arabinose isomerase, which yields MIDLKTLEVWFLTGSQHLYGEETLNQVAEHSKQLAAALDSAGQIPVRVVYKPTVKTTEEIYATIQEANIAENVIGIITWMHTFSPAKMWIRGLSILKKPMLHLHTQFNRDIPWSSIDMDFMNLNQSAHGDREFGFMVSRMRKNRKVVVGHWQDEEVLTQIGSWTRAAAGWHDWQGAKFARFGDNMRYVAVTDGDKVEAELKFGFAVNSYGIGDLVALIDSVTPEAVDQLLNEYESTYTLADDLKRGGAQHSSVYEAAKIELGLRKFLEDGNFKGFTDTFEDLHGMVQLPGLAVQRLLADGYGFAGEGDWKTVALVRAFKVMGSGLPGGNAFMEDYTYHFDPNNALVLGSHMLEVDASLASGKASLEVHPLGIGGKADPARLVFNVAGGAALNASLIDMGNRFRLLVNEVEAVEPQNDLPNLPVARVLWKPLPDMKTGCAAWIYAGGAHHTAYSQNLTAEMIQDFADMADIEYLRIGKDTTIESFRNELRWNEVAYK from the coding sequence ATGATCGATTTAAAAACACTTGAGGTTTGGTTTTTAACCGGAAGCCAGCATTTATATGGCGAGGAAACACTGAACCAGGTTGCCGAACACTCTAAGCAATTAGCTGCCGCGCTTGACAGTGCCGGCCAGATACCCGTGCGCGTGGTTTACAAACCTACTGTTAAAACTACTGAAGAAATTTACGCAACCATACAGGAAGCCAATATTGCGGAAAATGTTATTGGCATTATTACCTGGATGCACACTTTTTCGCCTGCTAAAATGTGGATTCGTGGCCTGAGCATTCTTAAAAAACCGATGCTGCACCTGCATACGCAATTTAATCGCGATATTCCGTGGAGTTCAATTGATATGGACTTTATGAACCTTAATCAAAGCGCACACGGTGACAGGGAATTCGGCTTTATGGTATCGCGTATGCGCAAAAACCGTAAGGTTGTGGTTGGACACTGGCAGGATGAAGAAGTATTGACCCAGATAGGGTCGTGGACACGCGCCGCCGCCGGCTGGCACGATTGGCAGGGCGCAAAATTTGCCCGCTTTGGTGATAACATGCGCTATGTGGCCGTAACCGACGGCGATAAAGTTGAGGCCGAGTTAAAATTCGGGTTCGCGGTAAACAGCTATGGCATTGGCGACCTTGTGGCACTGATTGACAGCGTTACACCGGAAGCGGTTGATCAATTGCTTAACGAATATGAAAGCACTTATACTCTTGCCGATGATTTGAAACGTGGCGGCGCGCAACATTCGTCAGTTTACGAAGCAGCTAAGATTGAGCTTGGCCTGCGCAAGTTTTTAGAAGATGGTAACTTTAAAGGCTTTACCGATACCTTTGAGGATTTGCATGGCATGGTACAATTGCCGGGCCTTGCCGTACAACGCTTGTTAGCTGATGGCTATGGATTTGCCGGCGAGGGCGACTGGAAAACCGTTGCGCTGGTACGTGCCTTTAAGGTTATGGGTAGCGGCCTGCCGGGCGGCAATGCCTTTATGGAAGATTACACTTATCACTTCGACCCGAACAATGCGCTGGTATTAGGCTCGCACATGCTGGAAGTTGATGCTTCATTGGCAAGTGGCAAAGCAAGTTTAGAAGTACATCCGCTGGGCATCGGCGGCAAAGCCGACCCTGCAAGGCTGGTATTTAACGTAGCCGGTGGCGCCGCGTTAAATGCATCGTTGATTGATATGGGCAACCGTTTCCGTTTGTTGGTGAATGAGGTTGAGGCTGTTGAACCGCAAAATGACCTCCCGAACCTGCCTGTTGCCCGTGTATTATGGAAACCACTGCCTGATATGAAGACCGGCTGTGCCGCATGGATTTACGCCGGCGGCGCACACCACACCGCCTACAGCCAAAACCTTACTGCCGAAATGATTCAGGATTTTGCCGACATGGCCGATATTGAGTATTTACGCATAGGCAAAGACACTACTATCGAAAGCTTCCGTAACGAACTTCGCTGGAACGAAGTAGCTTACAAATAA
- a CDS encoding AraC family transcriptional regulator, whose product MADTRSPITYSCYYSCNRSGEQFVPEHVLSYQISGTLTVNNGDKDFIFNEGDFRFVRRNQLLKFIKQPPPDGVFKSVSIYLDQVALQNFSRKYGQNAGHSKTTIADPVIQLSGDSFLKAFMDSLIPYIEGDQPADTQLEILKQCEAIMLLMRAHPELKDILFDFSEPGKIDLEAFMNKNFHFNVHLNRFAYLTGRSLATFKRDFEHIFHTSPSRWLQQRRLQEAYFMLKEQGKTASDVYLDVGFEDLSHFSFAFKKAYGVPPSKIAG is encoded by the coding sequence ATGGCCGATACGAGATCACCCATAACCTACTCCTGCTATTACAGCTGCAACCGCTCAGGCGAGCAGTTTGTACCTGAGCATGTGCTGAGCTACCAGATATCGGGCACGCTTACCGTAAATAACGGCGATAAGGATTTTATATTCAATGAGGGCGATTTCCGCTTTGTCAGGCGCAATCAGTTACTCAAATTTATTAAACAGCCACCGCCTGACGGTGTATTTAAATCCGTATCGATATACCTTGACCAGGTTGCGCTGCAAAACTTTAGCCGCAAATACGGGCAGAACGCCGGGCATAGCAAAACCACAATAGCTGATCCGGTTATACAATTAAGCGGCGATTCGTTTTTGAAGGCGTTTATGGACTCGCTGATACCTTACATTGAGGGCGATCAGCCTGCTGACACACAACTTGAAATACTTAAACAATGTGAAGCGATTATGCTGTTGATGCGCGCACACCCTGAACTGAAGGATATTTTGTTTGATTTTAGCGAGCCCGGCAAAATAGACCTCGAGGCTTTTATGAATAAAAACTTTCACTTTAACGTTCACCTTAATCGCTTTGCTTACCTTACCGGGCGTAGCCTGGCTACATTTAAACGCGATTTTGAACATATATTTCACACCTCGCCAAGCCGCTGGCTGCAACAACGCAGGTTACAGGAAGCCTATTTTATGCTGAAGGAACAAGGCAAAACCGCATCAGATGTATACCTTGATGTAGGGTTTGAGGATCTGTCACATTTTTCTTTCGCTTTTAAAAAAGCTTATGGCGTGCCGCCTTCAAAAATTGCGGGATAA
- a CDS encoding GNAT family N-acetyltransferase, which produces MIDVLENPAWHALLTGNSLLALGSDQVKFFDEEVSPFVGLENNTTDNFTELANLLPNERVCVFIDPAQISVPAPWSLLNCVECYQMVFNGKAVEHTGEIKVVDLTDEHVPQMLALTQATNPGPFSQQTIRFGHYKGIFDGDKLVAMAGQRLTPSPYAELSAVCTHPDYLGKGYAKLLLMSQVERLLKSGGVPYLHVRHDNERAISVYKSLGFEVTRKLFFHVIKKAKT; this is translated from the coding sequence ATGATCGATGTTCTTGAAAACCCGGCTTGGCATGCGCTGTTAACCGGTAATTCGCTACTTGCGCTCGGCAGCGACCAAGTAAAGTTTTTTGATGAAGAGGTATCGCCGTTTGTTGGCTTGGAAAACAATACCACTGATAATTTTACCGAATTAGCCAACCTACTGCCTAATGAGCGTGTTTGCGTTTTTATTGACCCTGCACAAATCAGCGTTCCCGCCCCATGGTCACTTTTAAATTGTGTAGAGTGTTACCAAATGGTTTTTAACGGCAAGGCTGTTGAACATACAGGTGAAATTAAGGTAGTTGATTTAACCGATGAACATGTTCCGCAAATGTTAGCGCTTACACAAGCAACCAATCCGGGGCCATTCTCCCAGCAAACCATACGGTTCGGACATTATAAAGGAATTTTTGACGGTGATAAACTGGTGGCCATGGCCGGCCAAAGGCTTACGCCGTCGCCATACGCCGAACTTAGCGCGGTTTGCACGCACCCGGATTATTTGGGTAAAGGCTATGCCAAACTATTGTTAATGAGTCAGGTTGAGCGGTTGTTGAAATCAGGCGGTGTACCCTATCTGCATGTAAGGCATGACAATGAACGGGCCATCAGTGTTTATAAAAGTTTAGGGTTTGAAGTAACCCGCAAACTGTTTTTCCATGTGATAAAAAAAGCTAAAACGTAG